From the genome of Sulfurovum sp. NBC37-1, one region includes:
- a CDS encoding glycosyltransferase encodes MPNPKIAIIHDWYQNKGGAENVISSLLNLYPDADFFALVDFFDDQKRQDVLKGKKVTYTFIQRLPFAKKIFRHYLFLFPLAIERMDLRGYDLIISSSHAIAKGVMTGPEQLHICINYSPMRYAWDMYFDYRKEHNLKGIKEKFLFYVLHKIRIWDVIASNRVDHFIAISRLVQKRIAKYYRRESTIIYPPVDIENYTLCENKQDYYFTMSRLVPYKRVKMIVETFVKNGKPLVVAGTGPQLKEIEQIATDNIRILGYVDDQMVVELMQKARAFLFAAYEDFGIVPVEAMACGTPVIAYGVGGIRDTLIDRKVGLFFDEQNEMSLNNAIDRFETMDFDYVTIANHAAKFSNKRFEKEIKKFVDGKWGEFLKNN; translated from the coding sequence ATGCCAAATCCTAAAATAGCAATCATACATGACTGGTATCAGAATAAAGGTGGGGCTGAAAATGTCATTTCTTCTCTTTTAAATCTTTATCCGGATGCAGATTTTTTTGCACTTGTGGACTTTTTCGATGATCAGAAGCGGCAAGATGTACTAAAAGGAAAAAAAGTCACTTATACTTTTATACAACGGCTTCCTTTTGCCAAAAAAATCTTCAGACATTATCTTTTTCTTTTCCCTTTGGCGATTGAACGTATGGATTTACGGGGATATGATCTAATTATCTCTTCATCCCATGCCATTGCCAAAGGTGTTATGACAGGACCGGAACAGTTGCATATCTGTATCAACTACTCACCAATGAGATATGCCTGGGATATGTATTTTGACTACAGAAAAGAGCATAATTTGAAAGGAATCAAAGAAAAGTTTTTATTTTATGTATTGCATAAAATAAGAATTTGGGATGTAATTGCATCGAATCGGGTAGATCATTTTATAGCGATCTCAAGATTGGTACAAAAGCGTATCGCAAAATATTATAGAAGAGAATCTACGATTATTTATCCACCTGTGGATATAGAGAATTATACATTATGTGAAAATAAACAGGATTACTATTTTACTATGTCACGATTAGTGCCTTATAAAAGAGTTAAAATGATCGTAGAAACATTTGTTAAAAACGGAAAACCCTTGGTGGTGGCTGGAACAGGGCCGCAACTTAAAGAGATTGAACAAATAGCAACAGATAATATAAGGATACTGGGATATGTGGATGATCAGATGGTTGTAGAGCTTATGCAGAAGGCCAGAGCTTTCCTCTTTGCCGCCTATGAAGATTTCGGTATTGTTCCGGTAGAAGCAATGGCATGTGGTACACCGGTTATTGCTTATGGTGTAGGAGGCATTAGGGATACACTTATAGATAGAAAAGTAGGACTCTTTTTTGATGAGCAAAATGAAATGTCTCTTAATAATGCCATTGACAGGTTTGAAACAATGGACTTTGACTATGTGACAATAGCTAATCATGCTGCCAAATTTTCAAATAAACGTTTTGAGAAAGAGATAAAAAAATTTGTTGATGGTAAATGGGGAGAATTTTTAAAAAATAATTAA
- the alaS gene encoding alanine--tRNA ligase produces MDIRKTFLDYFQSKGHKLVPSSPLVPDDPTLMFTNAGMVQFKNIFTGEAPIPNPPRATSSQTCLRAGGKHNDLDNVGYTARHHTLFEMLGNFSFADYFKEDAIAYAWEFVTDEKYLDLPVEKIWVTVHDSDDEAYDIWKKYISEDRIMRFGDKDNFWQMGDTGPCGPCSEIFYDQGAEHFHSEEDVMGGEGDRFLEIWNLVFMQYERDEKGTLNPLPKPSIDTGMGLERVVAIKEGVFNNYHSSLFMPFLEKIGELVGKPYDFDAPNSASYRVIADHLRSVSFLLAQGVNFDKEGRGYVLRRIMRRAIRHGYLLGLREPFMYKLVDTLVDLMGKQYDYLASRAEAIKTSMKMEEERFFETIEAGIKLFNEELKNTQDVFNGEVAFKLYDTFGFPLDLTEDMLREKNIRLDIDAFNKKMEAQKAQSKANWKGTGDAATTGDFKLLKEEFNTNEFVGYETQEVTTKVLALLDENFKKTDAINGKGWVLLEKTPFYAESGGQVGDKGKLEIRNEKLEIRVLDTKKFLDMNLSEVEGKLSVGDEVKAVVDPSRVEIEKHHSATHLLHAGLRAILGDHIAQAGSLNDDKRLRFDFSHPKAMTAEEIEKVEAWVNDKISRAIPRKTEIMSVDEAKKAGAMALFGEKYGNEVRVVSMGDASIELCGGTHVDNTAQIGLFMITKESGVSAGVRRIEAICGRAAVEKVKALREELSQIKEEVKNQNPIAGIAKLKEQIKTLKSEVASAMSASQKELSTVNVNGVNVIVEEVQTGDIKSMIDDVKNKYDNVAVMLFQKKGDKVLLAAGSKNTPIKAGDWIKAIAPIVGGGGGGRPDFAQAGGKDASRITTALEEAKVYLSEILEGGN; encoded by the coding sequence ATGGATATTAGAAAAACATTTTTAGACTATTTTCAGAGCAAAGGCCATAAACTTGTACCGAGTTCGCCTTTGGTACCAGATGATCCGACACTGATGTTCACCAATGCCGGAATGGTGCAGTTCAAGAACATCTTTACGGGCGAAGCGCCTATCCCGAATCCTCCCAGAGCGACCTCTTCGCAGACCTGTTTGAGAGCGGGTGGGAAACACAACGACTTAGACAATGTCGGTTACACGGCGCGCCACCATACGCTTTTTGAAATGCTGGGTAACTTCTCTTTTGCAGATTATTTCAAAGAAGATGCCATAGCCTATGCCTGGGAGTTCGTGACCGATGAAAAATATCTGGACCTGCCTGTGGAGAAGATCTGGGTGACCGTGCATGACAGTGACGATGAAGCGTACGATATCTGGAAGAAATACATCTCTGAAGATCGCATTATGCGTTTCGGTGATAAAGACAACTTCTGGCAGATGGGCGATACCGGCCCCTGCGGTCCGTGTTCGGAGATATTCTATGATCAGGGGGCAGAGCACTTTCATTCAGAAGAGGATGTGATGGGTGGAGAGGGTGACCGTTTCCTTGAAATCTGGAACCTTGTCTTCATGCAGTACGAAAGAGACGAAAAGGGTACGCTAAATCCGCTGCCGAAACCGAGTATCGATACAGGTATGGGGCTTGAAAGGGTCGTTGCCATCAAAGAGGGCGTATTCAACAACTACCACTCCTCACTCTTCATGCCTTTTCTGGAGAAGATAGGCGAACTGGTAGGAAAGCCGTACGATTTTGATGCGCCTAACTCCGCTTCCTACAGGGTCATTGCCGATCATCTCCGTTCTGTCTCTTTCCTTTTGGCACAGGGTGTTAACTTCGACAAAGAGGGACGAGGGTATGTACTCAGACGCATCATGCGTAGAGCCATCCGTCACGGATATCTTCTGGGACTGCGTGAACCGTTCATGTACAAACTTGTGGACACGCTGGTAGACCTTATGGGAAAACAGTACGACTATCTTGCCAGTAGAGCCGAAGCGATCAAAACATCGATGAAGATGGAAGAGGAGCGTTTCTTCGAGACCATTGAAGCGGGGATCAAACTCTTTAACGAAGAGCTTAAAAATACGCAGGATGTCTTTAACGGGGAAGTGGCATTCAAACTTTATGATACTTTCGGTTTCCCTCTGGATCTGACCGAAGATATGCTTAGAGAGAAGAATATCAGATTGGACATCGATGCTTTCAACAAAAAGATGGAAGCACAGAAAGCCCAGTCCAAAGCGAACTGGAAAGGTACCGGTGATGCAGCGACAACAGGTGACTTCAAGCTGCTCAAGGAAGAGTTCAACACAAATGAATTCGTCGGTTATGAAACACAGGAAGTAACAACAAAAGTACTGGCACTGCTAGATGAGAATTTTAAAAAGACAGATGCCATAAATGGCAAAGGCTGGGTACTGCTTGAAAAGACACCGTTCTATGCCGAGTCCGGAGGACAGGTGGGCGACAAGGGTAAATTAGAAATTAGAAATGAGAAATTAGAAATTAGGGTTCTGGATACGAAGAAGTTCCTGGACATGAACCTTTCCGAAGTGGAGGGGAAACTCTCTGTGGGTGATGAGGTGAAAGCTGTGGTCGATCCAAGCCGTGTGGAGATCGAAAAGCACCACTCTGCGACACACCTGCTGCATGCAGGTTTACGTGCGATCCTTGGGGACCACATTGCCCAGGCGGGTTCACTCAATGATGACAAGCGACTGCGTTTCGACTTCTCCCATCCTAAAGCGATGACAGCCGAAGAGATAGAAAAGGTCGAAGCATGGGTGAATGATAAGATCAGCCGTGCCATTCCGAGAAAGACGGAGATCATGAGTGTGGATGAGGCAAAGAAAGCAGGTGCCATGGCACTGTTCGGAGAAAAGTACGGCAATGAAGTACGTGTTGTCAGTATGGGTGACGCTTCCATCGAGCTTTGTGGAGGTACTCATGTGGATAATACGGCACAGATAGGCCTCTTTATGATCACCAAAGAGAGCGGTGTGAGTGCAGGGGTGAGACGTATAGAGGCTATCTGCGGCAGGGCAGCCGTTGAGAAGGTCAAAGCGCTCAGAGAGGAACTCTCGCAGATCAAGGAAGAGGTCAAGAACCAAAACCCGATCGCAGGAATAGCCAAACTCAAAGAGCAGATAAAAACACTTAAAAGTGAAGTAGCCTCAGCCATGAGCGCATCTCAAAAAGAGTTGAGCACGGTTAATGTCAATGGTGTCAATGTCATCGTCGAAGAGGTACAAACCGGCGACATCAAATCAATGATAGATGATGTCAAGAACAAATATGATAATGTTGCCGTCATGCTTTTCCAGAAAAAAGGTGACAAGGTGCTCCTGGCAGCCGGTTCGAAGAATACTCCGATCAAAGCAGGTGACTGGATCAAAGCGATCGCACCTATCGTCGGTGGCGGCGGGGGCGGCCGTCCGGACTTCGCACAGGCCGGAGGAAAAGATGCTTCCAGGATCACAACGGCACTTGAAGAAGCGAAAGTCTACCTGAGCGAGATACTTGAGGGCGGAAATTAG
- the maf gene encoding septum formation inhibitor Maf, whose amino-acid sequence MICLCSASESRAYLLEKFGIEFEQKSVDFDEDQIVSDVAKDFVYLASKGKLQTAEKRYGLDISLLTADSVIATAEGEILRKPKNREDARRILSLQSGSYISIISSVHFKTKAFLFTDTSATHYHFAKFDADDLEAYLESELWQGKAGGCMVEGFCKKYIKSVDGYESTAMGLQVEALLPWIEWVKQ is encoded by the coding sequence ATGATTTGTTTATGTTCGGCTTCTGAGTCAAGAGCGTATTTGTTAGAGAAGTTCGGTATTGAATTTGAGCAAAAATCTGTTGATTTTGATGAAGATCAGATCGTGAGCGATGTTGCAAAAGATTTTGTCTATCTGGCAAGCAAAGGCAAACTGCAGACTGCTGAAAAACGCTATGGATTGGATATATCGTTACTGACTGCAGACAGCGTAATTGCTACGGCGGAGGGGGAGATACTCAGAAAACCTAAAAACAGGGAGGATGCCAGACGTATCCTCTCTTTGCAGAGCGGTTCATATATTTCCATCATCTCCTCTGTGCATTTTAAAACCAAAGCATTTCTTTTTACCGATACCTCTGCAACCCATTACCATTTTGCAAAGTTTGATGCAGATGACCTTGAAGCTTATCTTGAAAGTGAACTCTGGCAGGGAAAGGCAGGCGGATGCATGGTCGAAGGGTTTTGCAAAAAATACATCAAATCAGTGGATGGATATGAAAGCACCGCCATGGGACTGCAGGTAGAGGCACTGCTTCCCTGGATAGAGTGGGTGAAGCAATAG
- a CDS encoding aminotransferase class I/II-fold pyridoxal phosphate-dependent enzyme — translation MYENELKALKKAGRFRERKLFDEKLTDLASNDYLGLANDKKQFKKLCTLMDTYETFSPKASMLVNGYHPIHRHFEETLSGLNGFESGLVVGSGFLANMSLVEALVRKHDMLFMDEEYHASGMMATGLLKDRVVFFRHNDAGDLREKMSSYPAKRQIIAVEGVYSMSGEVCSREVFDIARENSALLIVDEAHSSGVLGKNLLGVFEHYGIEISSNHIKMGTLGKAYGSYGAYILANAEIVSFLENRAKPIIYSTAPSVLDTALALINIKTVSKKAARYRVKIDARLRIVEEVLGIKSESLIIPIPVKNNEEALRLQKAMMDKGFLAGAIRQPTVDSPILRVIPRLGVPKKHLRKALHLISDTSLQSFNN, via the coding sequence ATGTATGAGAACGAACTCAAAGCCCTGAAAAAAGCAGGCCGTTTTAGAGAGCGGAAGCTTTTCGATGAAAAACTGACCGATCTGGCTTCCAATGATTATCTTGGACTGGCAAACGATAAAAAACAGTTCAAAAAACTCTGTACGCTTATGGATACCTATGAAACCTTCTCGCCCAAAGCCAGTATGCTTGTCAACGGATACCATCCCATCCACCGACATTTTGAAGAGACGCTCAGTGGGCTGAACGGATTTGAGTCCGGATTGGTCGTCGGGTCCGGTTTTCTGGCAAATATGTCACTGGTGGAAGCACTGGTGCGCAAGCACGATATGCTTTTTATGGATGAAGAGTATCATGCTTCCGGGATGATGGCGACCGGACTGCTAAAGGATCGGGTCGTTTTCTTCAGGCATAACGATGCCGGGGACCTTAGAGAGAAAATGTCCAGCTATCCTGCCAAACGTCAGATCATTGCCGTTGAGGGTGTCTACTCCATGAGCGGTGAGGTATGCAGCAGGGAGGTATTTGATATAGCCAGGGAGAACAGTGCACTGCTTATCGTCGATGAAGCACACAGTTCGGGAGTACTGGGTAAAAACCTATTGGGTGTATTTGAACATTACGGGATAGAGATATCATCGAACCATATCAAGATGGGGACACTGGGTAAAGCATACGGCAGTTACGGTGCCTACATACTTGCCAATGCGGAAATCGTCTCTTTTCTGGAGAACAGGGCCAAACCGATCATCTACTCTACCGCTCCTTCTGTCCTCGATACTGCTCTGGCTCTGATCAACATAAAAACGGTCAGCAAAAAAGCGGCCAGATACCGGGTGAAGATCGATGCAAGGCTCAGGATCGTAGAAGAGGTACTGGGGATAAAAAGTGAAAGCCTGATCATTCCCATCCCCGTGAAGAACAACGAAGAAGCACTTCGGCTGCAAAAAGCAATGATGGATAAAGGCTTCCTCGCAGGTGCGATAAGACAGCCCACGGTCGACTCTCCCATACTGCGTGTGATACCAAGACTCGGCGTCCCGAAGAAGCATTTGCGAAAAGCATTGCATCTCATTAGCGATACTTCGCTACAATCATTTAATAATTAA
- a CDS encoding penicillin-binding protein 1A, which translates to MFSSLIKGSIILMIIFIVALTAAFIYAYEEISLDADKLINYQPEISSVILDRNGKKLAYVFNKQHRLYARYDELPSHLVEGLVAMEDTKFFEHNGVNPDAIVRAIIKDIKAGKFVEGGSTLTQQLIKNKILTNEKKLARKIKEAILALKIEHELTKEQIIERYLNEISYGNNYFGIKTAANGYFHKELDELTLKESALLVGLPNAPSYYNPIRHYKRALNRANNVLYRMKSLGWLTESEYLKAVKESPKVYKTSLTQNIAPYVVDEVVRRFKGRGDDIKTAGYRIYTTIDMKQQKIAKEAVDYAYKKVLEKYREKPKTSTINTAFVAVESKTGDILAMIGGVDYKKSAFNRATQTLRQPGSAFKPFIYQTALDMGYNPASPLTDLARTFQYYENGKPKVWSPKNYERDFKGFMPLREALVHSRNLATINLVSEIGVSTIRKRLAFLDVPHIPRDMSIALGNLGLSPMKMAQIFSVFANGGHMIEPRLISKVISKEGAVIYETRPKEIANFTTPEQAYLMTDILMDVVKRGTGKNARVKGIELAGKTGTTNNGVDAWFCGYSPTIEVISWFGRDDNKPIGRKATGGALAAPAFAYYFRKLLKEYPETKRTFDIPEGVYRGEYKGKSELYTKTSPLPEDNKKKTEEENQTDDVMDIWDSDTQVQYPDDATDVSPDEESPFAETINIDDEIIQEGPVNIDDPLHPTRNEPVVPASRDSGTMF; encoded by the coding sequence GTGTTCAGCAGTTTGATCAAAGGCTCCATCATCTTGATGATCATCTTCATTGTTGCGTTGACGGCGGCATTCATCTATGCCTATGAAGAGATCTCTCTGGATGCAGACAAACTGATCAATTATCAGCCTGAGATCTCTTCGGTCATCCTGGACAGGAACGGGAAGAAACTCGCGTATGTGTTCAATAAGCAACACCGTCTTTATGCAAGGTATGATGAGCTTCCAAGCCATCTAGTCGAAGGGCTTGTCGCGATGGAAGATACGAAGTTCTTCGAGCACAATGGTGTAAATCCGGATGCGATCGTCCGTGCCATCATAAAAGATATCAAGGCCGGTAAATTTGTAGAGGGTGGAAGTACATTGACCCAACAGCTGATCAAGAACAAGATCCTTACTAACGAGAAAAAACTGGCGAGAAAGATCAAAGAGGCGATCCTGGCACTCAAGATCGAACATGAACTGACCAAAGAACAGATTATCGAGCGTTATCTTAACGAGATCTCTTACGGGAACAATTATTTTGGTATCAAAACTGCTGCGAATGGTTACTTCCATAAGGAACTCGATGAGCTGACGCTCAAAGAGTCGGCGCTTCTGGTCGGTCTGCCCAATGCACCGAGCTACTACAACCCGATCAGACATTACAAGCGTGCGCTCAACCGAGCCAACAATGTTCTCTACCGTATGAAAAGCCTGGGATGGCTAACGGAGAGTGAGTACCTAAAAGCGGTCAAAGAGTCTCCAAAGGTTTATAAAACCTCGTTGACTCAGAACATCGCCCCCTATGTCGTGGATGAAGTGGTCAGGCGTTTCAAAGGACGTGGGGATGATATCAAAACTGCCGGATACCGGATCTATACGACCATCGATATGAAACAGCAGAAGATCGCAAAAGAAGCGGTCGACTATGCCTATAAGAAAGTATTGGAGAAATACAGGGAGAAGCCGAAGACTTCGACCATCAATACTGCTTTTGTCGCAGTGGAGAGCAAAACAGGGGACATACTGGCCATGATCGGCGGGGTAGATTATAAAAAATCGGCGTTCAACCGTGCTACACAGACGCTCAGGCAGCCAGGTTCGGCCTTCAAGCCTTTCATTTACCAGACGGCGCTCGATATGGGCTACAATCCTGCCAGTCCTCTGACAGACCTTGCCAGAACGTTCCAGTATTATGAGAATGGTAAGCCAAAAGTATGGTCGCCAAAGAACTATGAGAGGGACTTTAAAGGCTTCATGCCTCTCAGGGAAGCATTGGTACATTCCCGGAACCTGGCAACGATCAACCTTGTCTCCGAGATCGGGGTCAGTACCATCAGAAAACGCCTGGCTTTCCTGGATGTACCGCATATTCCCAGAGATATGTCCATCGCACTGGGAAACCTTGGTCTGTCCCCTATGAAAATGGCACAGATCTTTTCCGTCTTTGCCAACGGCGGCCATATGATCGAACCCAGACTGATCTCCAAAGTGATCTCCAAGGAAGGTGCGGTGATCTACGAGACCCGTCCCAAAGAGATCGCCAATTTCACGACACCCGAACAGGCTTATCTGATGACGGATATATTGATGGACGTGGTCAAGCGCGGTACGGGAAAAAACGCAAGGGTCAAGGGGATAGAGCTTGCAGGGAAGACCGGTACGACGAACAATGGTGTCGATGCCTGGTTCTGCGGTTACTCTCCGACGATCGAAGTGATTTCCTGGTTCGGACGGGATGACAACAAGCCTATCGGACGCAAGGCTACGGGCGGTGCACTGGCCGCACCGGCTTTTGCCTATTATTTCAGGAAACTTCTCAAGGAGTACCCTGAAACAAAGCGGACTTTCGATATTCCTGAAGGGGTATACAGAGGGGAATATAAAGGAAAAAGCGAACTGTATACCAAGACTTCCCCTTTGCCTGAGGATAATAAAAAGAAAACCGAAGAGGAGAATCAGACGGATGACGTGATGGATATATGGGATTCGGATACCCAGGTCCAGTACCCGGATGATGCTACAGACGTCAGTCCTGATGAGGAAAGTCCTTTCGCCGAGACGATCAATATTGACGATGAGATTATCCAGGAGGGACCTGTCAATATTGACGATCCTCTGCATCCGACAAGAAATGAACCGGTAGTGCCTGCATCCAGAGACAGCGGCACTATGTTTTAA
- a CDS encoding cation:proton antiporter, with amino-acid sequence MHSFAPEIMLITILSLVIFSDALANKIKIPSVFLLLIGSYLIYTYFKVAVPIDLTTHFDTIILFCIPLIFMGDALHLHFSDIKKHGWSIFYLAVIAVALSITVGASLYHFNVFEDLTLGAYVSLFAINMATDAVSVQSVLSRFKGISHDIKVLIEGESLGNDATAVIAFFFIGLPWMMSGEIDAMHATTEALRVFAVSIGMGLATGYAFYMLMKLFSDRRGELFAFIIEGYAAYVLGEEMHVSGILTLITAIIATKAWIDMDIKALEETEEKKRKSFMRTLRMGSIVATTRERLEYIYEMAKEFGYIAAVMIFFVLAEMVDVDTLWSYRMEILIMFGVTTLIRALSMAKFAFFGKTIDSIKPVGFEGWFILTFSGMKGALSIILVHMIPADYEYKVLFEAVTTGVVILSIFVYGTTLWAYFTFFKKEEETKLFVH; translated from the coding sequence ATGCACAGTTTTGCCCCGGAAATAATGCTGATCACCATACTGAGTCTGGTGATCTTCTCAGATGCCCTTGCCAATAAGATCAAGATACCTTCCGTCTTTTTGCTTCTCATTGGTTCATACCTTATCTATACCTATTTCAAAGTGGCCGTTCCCATAGACCTGACGACACATTTCGATACGATCATCCTTTTCTGTATACCGCTGATTTTCATGGGCGATGCCCTTCATCTGCATTTCTCCGATATCAAAAAACACGGTTGGAGCATCTTCTATCTGGCGGTGATCGCAGTGGCACTCTCCATCACGGTTGGGGCAAGTCTGTACCATTTCAATGTATTCGAGGACCTGACGCTGGGTGCCTACGTATCACTCTTTGCGATCAATATGGCCACGGATGCGGTTTCTGTACAGTCCGTGCTCTCCCGTTTCAAAGGGATAAGCCATGACATCAAAGTACTCATCGAGGGTGAATCGCTGGGTAACGATGCTACGGCGGTCATAGCGTTCTTTTTCATAGGACTCCCCTGGATGATGAGTGGAGAGATCGATGCTATGCATGCAACTACTGAAGCTCTGCGTGTGTTTGCCGTAAGTATCGGTATGGGACTGGCCACAGGATATGCGTTCTATATGCTGATGAAGCTTTTCTCGGACAGGCGGGGTGAACTGTTTGCTTTTATCATAGAAGGGTATGCCGCCTATGTTCTGGGAGAAGAAATGCATGTAAGTGGTATTCTGACGCTGATCACAGCGATCATCGCTACCAAAGCATGGATCGATATGGATATCAAAGCCCTTGAAGAGACGGAAGAGAAAAAACGAAAAAGTTTCATGCGTACTTTGCGAATGGGTTCAATTGTCGCGACGACCAGGGAGCGTCTGGAATATATTTATGAGATGGCAAAGGAGTTTGGTTACATTGCAGCCGTTATGATCTTCTTTGTTTTGGCGGAGATGGTGGATGTTGATACACTGTGGAGCTATCGAATGGAGATACTGATCATGTTCGGTGTTACCACGCTTATACGTGCGCTTTCGATGGCGAAGTTTGCTTTTTTTGGAAAGACGATCGATTCTATCAAGCCGGTAGGGTTTGAGGGGTGGTTCATCCTTACCTTCTCTGGGATGAAAGGGGCACTCTCCATTATCCTGGTCCATATGATACCGGCAGATTACGAATACAAAGTACTCTTTGAAGCGGTGACGACTGGTGTGGTGATACTTTCTATCTTTGTGTACGGCACTACTTTATGGGCATATTTTACCTTCTTTAAAAAAGAGGAGGAGACAAAGTTATTCGTCCATTGA
- the glnA gene encoding type I glutamate--ammonia ligase, producing the protein MGKFVNNIDEFFKYCEENEVEFVDLRFTDIKGAWHHLTYRMSAVNAENLENGFPFDGSSIEAWQPINESDMILKADVPTAFLDPFTADSTIIVFCDVYDIYKGQLYERCPRSIAKKALQHIEEIGIADAAYFGPENEFFIFDHVEFTDNINEAGYRVDTEEGEWNDPSRFDDIGNMGHRPRTKGGYFPVQPTDSMVDLRAEMMLLLEEVGLEVILGHHEVAQGQGEIGIVFSDIIGAADNVQKYKYVVKMVAHLNGKTATFMPKPLFGDNGNGMHVHQSLWKDGSNLFYEEGNYGNLSEMAIHYTGGIFKHAAAVAAFTNPSTNSYKRLVPGFEAPSILTYSSQNRSASCRIPYGAGEKATRIEMRFPDSTACPYLAFAVMMMAGLDGIKSKTVPVGPMDEDLFELSLDEIREKGIPQMPHTLREALEGLITDNDFLQPVFTPEFLDAYQHYMFERQVWPDESRPTAFEFKTTYSC; encoded by the coding sequence ATGGGTAAGTTCGTTAACAACATCGACGAGTTTTTTAAATACTGCGAGGAGAATGAAGTAGAGTTTGTTGATCTTCGTTTCACAGACATCAAAGGTGCATGGCATCACTTGACATACAGAATGAGTGCGGTAAACGCTGAAAACCTTGAGAACGGTTTCCCGTTTGACGGTTCTTCCATCGAAGCATGGCAGCCGATCAATGAATCAGATATGATCTTGAAAGCGGATGTACCGACAGCATTCCTCGATCCGTTCACAGCTGATTCCACCATCATCGTATTCTGTGACGTTTATGATATCTACAAAGGTCAACTTTATGAAAGATGTCCAAGATCAATCGCCAAGAAAGCATTGCAGCATATTGAAGAGATCGGTATTGCCGATGCAGCCTATTTCGGTCCTGAAAACGAGTTCTTTATTTTTGACCATGTAGAATTCACGGACAATATCAATGAAGCGGGATATAGAGTTGACACGGAAGAGGGTGAATGGAACGATCCTTCAAGATTTGATGATATAGGCAATATGGGTCACAGACCAAGAACAAAAGGCGGTTACTTCCCGGTTCAGCCGACAGATTCCATGGTGGATCTCAGAGCTGAAATGATGCTTCTTCTTGAAGAAGTTGGTCTTGAAGTCATTCTGGGACACCATGAAGTGGCCCAGGGACAGGGCGAGATCGGTATCGTATTCTCCGACATCATCGGTGCAGCGGATAACGTCCAGAAGTACAAGTATGTCGTTAAAATGGTAGCACACCTCAACGGTAAAACGGCTACATTCATGCCAAAACCACTCTTTGGAGACAACGGTAACGGTATGCACGTACACCAGTCTCTTTGGAAAGACGGCAGCAACCTCTTCTACGAAGAAGGGAATTACGGCAACCTTTCTGAGATGGCCATCCACTATACAGGTGGTATCTTTAAACACGCAGCAGCCGTAGCAGCATTTACAAACCCAAGTACTAACTCGTACAAGAGACTTGTCCCTGGATTTGAAGCACCGTCTATTCTGACTTACTCTTCTCAGAACAGATCAGCTTCTTGCCGTATCCCTTACGGTGCAGGTGAGAAAGCAACACGTATCGAAATGCGTTTCCCTGACTCAACAGCATGTCCATATCTTGCATTTGCAGTTATGATGATGGCAGGTCTTGACGGTATCAAGAGCAAAACTGTGCCGGTCGGTCCAATGGATGAAGATCTCTTTGAACTTTCTCTTGATGAGATCCGTGAAAAAGGTATCCCTCAAATGCCTCATACACTACGTGAAGCGCTTGAAGGTCTTATTACAGATAACGATTTCCTTCAGCCTGTCTTCACACCAGAGTTCCTCGATGCGTATCAGCACTATATGTTCGAGAGACAAGTATGGCCAGACGAGTCTCGCCCGACAGCATTTGAGTTTAAAACAACTTACTCTTGCTAG